ACTGGAGTGGAGTACCTATATACTTAGTAACATGCTAGAATAATCACAAAAAAGCACTTTACTGTATGCAAAGACACGATTtcctcattttttttatatctacgaTCATAATtgagtatattttttcaattatatcttatatactCATTACGTATTTTAGCTAACATCTCACGCCAAAAAAGCAGCTGAAGAAGCTTCTAAAAGTGTACAAGAGGCCTCGAAATCTGCTTTAGAAGCAAGTAAAACTGCTACTGCAGTGAGTAAGAATACTCTAGAGGATCTCACTTACGTCGGCAAGTCCACTTTAGGGGATCTCACTAAGAGCGCCAAAGAAGCCGCTGCTAAAAAGGGATTATTGAAGGTACCTTAATTCCAAAGTTCTGTTACTTATCTTTTTGTcgttatattgttttcatttaatattaatattttatttttgttgattaattaataaagggAGAAAGTCAAGAAGGTCCTGGACCAATGGGACGCAGAGAATCCGGCGCGCTACAAACAACAACGTTACTGGCCACAACGCACCGAGATTTCTTCTCTAACATCAGTTCCGATCTGAACGGTCTCGCTGCTTCCACTTCAAGCATGTTTAGCGATTTCTTTGGTTCGAAAGGTGATTActgtttacttattaatatgttcacgtagacttatttattaaatgttcacTAGCAAAATTGTGGGCTCGCAATTTGTTACTATTAACGTATTGAATGTGGATAACATTGGCTTctgcaaataattaatacgatgaatcattttaatttcatccatacaaaaataacaatatctaaAACGGAATctcgattttttaatatgaataaaaaaatgtttttctgaTTGATAAAAAGACAATGTATAAACTGCCGCAAAAATGCGTTATTACGGGATGGTAGTGATTATTGAAGGAATGATTAATTTCTCTGGGCAAAATTCACATCGTTCAATAAAGagttctaaattataataataattttgtgaatGAGATTTAAGGGCGATATCGAATTAATAGCTATTACCAAATTTATAAAGGTGGTGGATATattgattgtttatattgaagctatcttttataattagaaagcagttttatcaaaatgttAGTATACTCGAGGCGAATCGGTATGGTAAAGTTTTTACTTTACCATACCGATTCATTCATCCATTATACCGATGCACTTGAGCATTCGGCCTTACTTACTAAAGTAAGTAAGGCCGAATGCTCAAGTACACAATCGCTATGGCAAGGCTGAATGCTCAAGTGGCGGTGCGCTCCGCAGGCAAGCAGGCGAAAGCCGCGGAGACGCCGACGTCGGCGCCGCTGTCGGCCACGTTCGGGCCGTTCTCGCAGGGCGCGCGCGGGCTGGTGCAGCGCTCGCCGCTCATCCGGcacgccgcgcccgcgcccgcgccgccgcagCTCGGCCCGCGCTCGCCCAACACCGAGAACCAGGCCTTCCTCAACGATGTGAGTGTGCCGGGCCGCGAACCAGAGCGCTGGAACGAGtcgtattcaataaatatttagagtCCGAGTGTTTCTTAATTATGCGCTTGTGctctaacataatattttatgtaactgATTCATAGCCCATATTGACATAGTGTGAACTATACataaatgaacatttatagacTGTACAGGCATCCGTTCCTTCGAGTAATAGGGTGGTTATGTAATTACACAACCAACTTTTACAAACATCCGTTTGCTTAATGACACATTCTtaatgtattcaatttataaaattgtttacaacATACGTATTTTTGGCATTGATCGGTTTTCTTTCTTGCAGCTCATTCAACATGTTTTAGAAGGAGAAGGTGTGGGATGGCTTAAACTAAACcgtttaaaaaagttaatggAAGATGAGTCATATAGAAACATGGTACtcagtaaattaaatagaaacataaaCCGTAAAACAACACCTAACGATAAAGTGGAAGATGTGGTACGTGCATACAAAATtactaagaaataaaaagacgaaaaaaatattgtatctatTTGATTCCTTTTCTTCTTTCAGTTTGTGAGTAAGCCTGTATGGAAAGGAATGTTAAAAGTTCTTCAAGCAGTCGTCCATGGTTTAGAGCACACGTATTCCAATTTCGGTTTAGGAGGAATGGCATCAGTATTTCAATTAACTGAAATGGCGCACACTCACTATTGGAGTAAAGAAGTAGCAGGTTTGGAACAGGGTGGGATGGGGGGTTCCGCTTTATCTGAACAATATAGACAAGATATGGATACTCCTTCATCTACTCCGTCATCGAGGAAAAGTTCTCAGTCAGGTATTTGGACTTTGGTTATTTCGGATAAtcttttctgttatttttaattagagcatattttaatttataagtacacTTTTCTCTTCTTCCTAGATATGCCAGTTTTAAACTACCCCGAAATGGATGCGAACGAGGGTGCAACTACAACAGAAATGTTCAAAGACATGTTGAACTCAAAACGGAATCTCTTATTCAGCAAACTGACATCATTCGATTCTGACGTAAGTATCACACATACGGCGAGGGGTTGCTCTTATCGCATGGGAACTATCTGTTTAATGTAGCCTTCTATGTATAAAAGTCTTAGCATGGCTTATGTCGAATTACTCTATAACGATACTTACATATCTATCCATACGTACTctacattataatttgaatcatAAACCCTCAAATGAATTCCTGAAAATGCATAGAAAGTGATCTGATTGTTGGATAGAGTTCCAAAATAtatgtccctaaagaaaaagTATTGGTGTGAATAGTAGCCGGTAGTGTAGCAATGTTAGGCTGACGTGATGTTTGCGACAGGCGCGGCCGGCGGAGGGCGGCGCCGGGCCCGCGCCCAACGACCGCACTTTTAAATCCAATCTGTCCGATTCCGACGCAATGTTCCTCGATGTAAGTCGTAGACCTCGGCTTCCTACCGCTTTCAGTGTAACGCACTTGTCCTACGCTGGTGATTGTGACTTCACACTGATCTGCTTCATTTTGACAACGATACTTCTTAACGAAATCATGAAATCACTTTCATTCATGACTCTCGCTTTTTACTTGTATTATGCTTGCTTTTAGTTTTTCGGCCGACGCCCATATTCTCAACTTTTTCTCTTCGAActctttgtattgtttttaatttctttggaTCAAAAAGGTAATTTCATATTAGACTTttacataaatcaataaattccAAGATATATGAGCAAGATGTAAAATAAAGCATGTATTCGTATtctgtttatttcaatgtacTCTCACTttcttcttttaaaaatatacgctTGTTTTTCACAAATTTCACTTCTAAAATAAAGGTATAAAATACTggattaaaacattttaataggtTATCAACATTGTCTCACACCGTTAAATTGTTCAAACGAGAAATCGTTAGATAAATATCTAACGATTTGGGGAAATCCCCAATGATGATATGTGTCAATAcagaaaataaagtttaccCAGGTTTGCCGCGGTACCCTGATATGTGTCAATAcagaaaataaagtttaccCAGGTTTGCCGCGGTACCCCAAGTAAGCCTCGAACAGCGAGTGTATTTTCTTCGAAGTCAGCAACGAGCTACAAGCCTCAAGTTGGAGTACCCACTACCTCACCTCTCACCTCGCCCGATACCGCTCGAACGTATTTGTATCAGGGACTGATAGGTAAATTAgatgaagaaaatattagtaatcgctttttgtttttttttaccttgTAGTCTTGTGATAAGATTGCCGATTGTACTCTATCCTTGGTATATAACATATGTCAATATTTCTCtttgtgtatttatgtttgtgatgtatgtatttaaatcgttaaataaataaaataagaacaaGATATGTTAGTCTCTAAATTTATGGTCTAAACCAGttgtatctattaaatttcatacagttctaatataatttttccaaaTAGGTAAAGAAAGATCAAATTTATGGGACCAAATGCAATTCTGGGAGGATGCGTTCCTCGATGCAGTCAGTCAAGAGCGTGACATGATTGGAATGGATCAAGGAGCCAACGAAATGATGGAGCGGTATAAATGTCTCAGCGAAACTGAAAGGAAACGCCTGGAGCACGAGGAAGATCGTTTATTATCCACAGCTTTATATAACCTGACTGCAGCAATGGTCCTGTTTAACGTAGAAGCTGACATCGTTCGGAATAAAGTGAGACGATTGTTGGCCAAAAGTCATATTGGGCTGGTGTATAGCCAGGAAGTGAATCATCTTCTTGATGTTGTTCATTCTTTGGTAAGTTGTGGATTCAATGGAATGGTgcaaaaatgtacatatatttggaagtctatcaaattttataaaatactaagttcgatttattttataatttatttaattatccaaTGACAGCACGGTAACGACATAGAACTGAAGGCGTTAGGATCTCGACAAGCTCGGCGTGCTTCATTCACAGTGCACGAACGGGACGCGGGGGGTCCATTGCGTTTCATGGAAGTGCGCACTGATGGTCTCGTGCTCAGATCTACACAAGGTAATTGATTAAATACGGGCAAATTTCATaccaataaatcattttttatatatggaaCGTATAGAAGGTGAAAAGATCTTTGTATATACTCGAGTTGGGTTCTATACTCAGTGGAGCAGGCGATATGGATGAAAACTAGTTACAGAgtgttcaaaatataaagCTATTCCActgtaaaaagaaaattcgaTCTGCTTTCAAGTTAACGGGTTTTTTATTTAGGAtttcaaagataaaatattacattaacgCCAGGCTTTAAGATTCAGTTAAGGGTTGCGAATGTTATTTCTAAAGAAAATCTGTATATTACAGGAACAATCGTTGAAAGATGGTGGTACGAGAGACTGGTCAATATGACTTACAGCCCGAAAATACGAGTATTGTGCCTTTGGAGGAAGAACGGTGGTCAGACgcaattacataaatactatACAAAGAAGGTATGCAAATGCTATTAATAAAGCTTAGGATGTattctatttacatataatttaatgtatatccGACTCTCGACACTCTTAATTTATGGTTTCagtaatattagtaagtaataaataaaaatagattttacagCAATCTaaagaaagataaaattataaacaccgtaatttttttcaatagtgCAAAGCGTTATACTATAGCATTAAAGAGGCAATGGAGAAAAGTGGTCGGCGGCAAGAAGCCGCCGAGTTGGGAGGAGAGTTCCCGGTGCAAGATTGCGCTTCCGGCGAAGGTGGTCTTATACAGGTCTCGGTTTCCacttactatatttatattaaatacttattcttttattttcacaaaagtATTCGATATTAAAAGGACATTTCatgtagattttttattgtaacatcttatatattattaaacttctCATAGAAGGTTGCTTAAATGTGATTGATCTACCACAAAATGCCATGTGTGATGTTAGTGAAATATTGAAACGAGTGACTAATCCGAATATTGGTGTATTAAAGGTTTGCATGGAGGGCGTCGGGCTGCTGTTCCACCACAGCAAGGTAGGTCACACAGATATCACAtactttcatttatatctGCTTCTGTATGTacgtaaaatattgatataccAAAGCAATGCCACAATTCAAATAATCAATTGTTTTggtataatgtttatattttgtaaggtAAGGTATCGATCAGTGTTTTTTGCTTAATTTTGGGGATGTCTCAGTACtaataagttttgtttatagaATGTCGTTCTATGAAGAAACGATGTTCTATGCCAAGGGGCTTTGTCCCACGCTGGCTGCTTCATTGTTTCTATATTGTAATGGTGACGTTAGTGCattgcaaatatattaataatatatttcgataTCAATATCGCCAATAGGGAGGacaacttttatatataaattatatgtaaagcAATTAAAAGTATACGCAGTACTTATTTAGTTGTTACCCCAGATAACTTCTGTATTAGACAATAGACCCattgttattgatattaaGACCATGCAAGGACCTCTCAAACtttcctatttttatttcagtttagatatttatagcatattgtttataatctcTTTGTTGTACAATACAAGCGAAATATACTCAATATATTGCAGTATCcctttaagattattttaatctattttaatttcgtatatcttattaagaaaaatgcAGCTTCTGccaaagaatttttatattttctattactaATTCGATGTAATAGCTAgccatttttttgttatttacatttaaggTTAAACGTTGTCCATCTGATTTACGTATCCATACTCGATATATAATGATTTGTGCATGTGCTATCTGTCTGCATCATCCGTCCCGCTGCGGCGCTCCGCTAGGAACTTTTGAGATGGTCCTTGACAAGCGCTCGGCCGCCTTCAACTAATATCATGTTTTTGTCTGTTCCCTCTCTCTCTCTCCGGACCCGCCGACCCGCGCCGCTCCGCTGAAGGATTTCGAGGTATTCAGTGGTTCATAACCTAGTAATGGCTGGCTCTTACGATGATCGTCACCACCTTTGACCCTGTGGCCAACGTAGCGTGTGCATTAGCGATGATCGTTCGAGGTCGTAGGGCTTTACTTGTAGTTTGAGGCTTATCGATTGTTTTAGCCGTTATTAGCGTTGTTTTAGTTTTCCCGAGTGCGGCGAGCGCCCGGGCGCTGTCGTGCATGCACATAGACGccctttgtttattatttgttcataACCGCACCCGATATGGCTTGCATACGTTCACGGATCGTCCGGCGAGCGGTCTGAGATTTGTCATTCGCACGTTCCGCCGAGTTAGGTCCTTTCCGCCCGGAGCCCGAGCGAGTGTGCCGTGAGCCTCAGCTGACGCGCACTAGCGACGAGGTCAGTCGTAGAGCATTCGCCATCTCACAAGTTCTGCCGGCCCTCAGCCCTGGCACGCCCGCGCTCTCCGCACCCTTCCACTGTCTCCCGCTGCATCTGACCTCGCCTCCACCGCACACCCACGCGACACTATGTATCCTGTTTGTAGATATTTTGCTGTACGTAGCAAAAATGTTTTCCAATCCTCctgatttttgttataaattctcGTGATCGATACACTAATGTCactgatttttttgtaaaatcgCTTTATGAGTTTTTAAAAACGTCATGTGAAATTAGTGAATCGAGCGGTGTGCTGTTGTTATGCTATCTTGTTGATTAGCGCCTGCATGTGTGCACGGGCTTCCATGTCAAACGCtctgtatatacataatacctgttaaaatatttacttttgtaaaaaaatacgaacGCATGTTTAAAGTATTAGatgaaatgcaattttatttgtctGGAAATTAATGGCAAAGCATTATGATTTGCGAAGCCgtgtattaaattgtttgtaatatgagtttgtgtgttaaaataattagattttcTTTTGAAATGTGGAAAGACTACGCCAGATGTGCACGCTAAAATATAAGCTATTCACGTAGAAGCTTATAACAAAGACGAAAATCGTGTGTAATCAGAATAACATTTGTTTTGCAGTTCTTTGTGCGGCTCGATCACATTCGAAAGTGCTTCACACAGAATGGTGGTATCTTCGTTTTAGAAGAATTTAGTAAGTATTGaacgtatattaaaaatatcatttcatgTGTAgattaatcttttaaaatataataaaacttcagGCAAAGAACCTACGAAAAAAAACTGATgactgataaaaattatacctaaATGGTCTTCACTTCAGCATAAGTTCCagaaaatatttcttcaaCACTGTGACGTTAACGTTCAACTTAAGAACTTAACAACAGAGCATGGTTGCcagtcaataatataatttaatatttattcatatagagACGAATTTGAAAGCAGCTCGATATATCACCCAAGTCTAATTCGTGAAAATCTGACAGAGCAATTTTagcttaaaattttctttattaatatttatttttcagatcCCAAGACGAGACAAATCACTCAACGGAAGTACAAATCAGTCATGGTATGTATTTTGAATGTATCCATTGTATGCCTTATTCGTTTTGTGTTCGTTTCGCACTGACCGTGTCGTCTTATGTTGTAGGCAGAGAAAGTAGTGCTTGAACTCCATCGTTTCTTCTCCATATGGCTTTCTCGGTACTATCTATATGTTCAACTTGATGGAACCGATATGAGCTATGCACCTTATCTTTCATACCTCTGAAGTATGtacatgtgttttttttttcttttctttccaCGTTCTTTCTCGCTTTCATCgcttttcttatattttttacgtcTTTGCCCTTGTCcattttttaacattgttacaattattcattttcgCCGTGTGGCCTGTGTATTCGCTTCACCTGAATGGTGCCATATTTATACTATGACCAATTTTAGcttcttaattttttcatacacAACAATCGTCTCACCACTTAACAAGTTGCTTTGCGTTTCTTTTATCGAATTATATAAACGTTGAATGATAAAGGTAGaggtaagttttatttacatccGTTCTCAGGCGGATCAGATATGTTACGCGGTGCTGTGTGTGTTTTCGTACTTCGCTGCGGGTCAAGAGCAAAAGAAAGCTATTCTCGAACAAGCGGCTAGGATTCCACCAGTCCATCCACAACCTAATGCTGACAATACGAATGTCCAGTCTCGGACTACGGCATCATCTACACAAATCACTCAGGTATGTATTGACcgatcttttaattattattaaattatattatcacggAATAAAGTAGttaacatacaaaatgtttggactatttgaaaattatggtttttattcatttttatttatatattattttaatttatgtttataaatagttcCTTTTTACTTACATTGCTTGGAAAATGACTGACTGTAtcttgattattatattttattaataatatctgtttattaatttaacaattttttttttgttttttttttaaccttttatagcagtttttattacaatattattctcTTATTTATCAATTCTTTTCAATAGTCAACTCAGTAAAGTGCATTGAAACCGTAGgtacagtaattatttatttacattgtgttggttattcaattaaaaaagtgtTATACCGTTACTATTACGTTTTTATAACCTATTTTGGCAACCGCGGACGAACCCACGGGCAACagcaagtatttctataactTATGATTTATTCTGGTTCACaagcatattaatttttttttagcgAAAGACATACaatcttacaaacttttgtattttaagataagaaagtatttttggtagtatattttcatatggtatacaaatattttctctttctCTCTAATAACAAGGAGAGAGCAGACGCCTCTGGTCGCACAGAGGACGCGTCGAGGAGCGCAAAGACGCGCGTGCCGCCTGACCGGCAGCCGCGCGCGCTGCCCGACCGCCCCGAGCGCCACGCGCCGCGCTCGCTGCCTGAGCGGCCTGACGCGAGATCTGTTAGTACTGTGCTGTTTGAGTATACGTATGGATGAATAAAGATCAGTAATTTGATGATGGTTAATGCATAGGATGAGAAAAGTAAAGTTGGTAATAAGAATATGAGGTAGCTATTTCTTTGAAGGAAACCTACTTATATGAAGTTTTAAAGTTGAATAAGTGCACTTATGAAAAtacttatgtaattattattgctttttagaTGCGAGGCAGAAACCGTTTTTGAGTTCAACTTTTTTCACACACACTTGTCATTTATAGTATGACAAACACAAGATATATGAAAGAATTTACCTCATCGATCGCTACAAAAACTCATCACAGATTTAACTCAAATGATCATTATTCTATCATCCCATCAGGATTACGTGAACCAAGCGCAAAGGCGCGAAAGCATTGAAAGACGGGACGAGAACGTGGGCGCAAGCTCAGACAGGGAGCGGGGCGAGCGGGGCGAGCGGGGGGAGAGGGGCGAGCGCGTGAGCCGCGCGGAGAGCCTGCCGCCGCGCcggccgccgccgcccgcgcccgcgctgCGCCTGGCGCGCACCATGTCGCACACCTCGCCGCACCGGACGCTCGACCCGCCGACGGTTGGTTTGCGATAACATTCTTTTTCAAAAGAAATTTACTTTTGTGAAAAATGAAAACtgatacttataatttttttatattactataccggtaaaaaagcagtggtggctcagtggtgagaacctcggacttcaaaatcgataagtcggggttcgagaccgggcgggcgtgcaggaaataaattgatttttcaatttatctgcgcatgtggataacatcaccactgcttaaacggtgaaggaaaacatcgtgaggaaaccggcatgtccaagaattaaaagttcgacgacatgtgacatctgccaacccgcacttggacagcgtggtggattatggcctgaaccctcataggaggcctgtgtcccagcagtgggaacatatataggctgatgatgatgactataCCGGTTGCGCTCACTATAGGTATCCCAAGCGTTTCAGTTGCAAGGGTGAAGCTTGATTATTCTACATCAGCTGTTTGTGTAAgatgagaaaaaaaatcatgtccaagtaaagtaatatatgtataagtattttttaaagtcatcTCGAACTTGTTAAAACGGTTAAGCACAAAGTAGATGGTAATACCCTAGTAAAAACCGGGTAATGAAGCATGGAGCTTGGTGTTTGCCAGATACCACCGCGAGTGGGCGCGACgggggcggcgggggcggcgggggcggcgggCGACGGGGGCTCGCGCCCCGCCGCACCTCCTGCCTTACCTCCACGGCAAATGTCTGCTGTCGAATTCAACACGTCGCCCAAGTAAAGCTGTGTTTAATAATAGCTTTATATAGTGCCGTTATAGTTCGCAGCATGATTAAGTTTATTAGTAGTATATCTAACAAGTCCCTATATAGAAGCAGGAAGACATAATCATTTGGTGCTGTACCGCTTGCGCAAAtagtaaatttatgaaatgagGGACGAAGACGTCTACActcgattatattatatattgagtaAAAGTGCACTTTGTGAGACTAGTTAGTAGTTGTATATAGTACAattcttgtgtttaattagACATAGGCTATTAGAGGACGCCTTTTTGAGGATACTCAAATATGTGAAGAACGACTTGGCATAATATACATGAATTACTATGTTATTGCTAGAATAGAAGTCTCTTTCGAGTATCCCAATATTCATACtctaaaatatgatatatgtattattgttattttatgtgaattttcgttttagtatattattaggtgtcgcttgtttattttttgtagatacAAGCTTTGTTTAGTTTGGAACTATATTGTTATCAGTAATGTAATTCAACTGAATGACAACATGAACGGACGTcctttgaatttttttcatcatATATTGTGCAGAGACGTGTCAGCGTTTGAGATTCTTGATTTTCTTTGTTCGATCCCCAGCGAAGAAACACTACGTCTGGGTCTGACAGCACACATTCTATATTTcagatgtaaaatttaaattggtatTAAAACGGGACACATGTATTAAATGTAACCGTACAATTTGGACAAACGCGTAAAATATGTACTTTGGAGTCATCCATAAATGACGTCGTATGGTGAAGGAAGGATAGGGTTTCACCGAAATGTGACAGTAGGAATTGGCAGGGTGACGTCACatgttaagatttaaaatatatactctgGTTCgacatttaaaatcaatgtaCTCGCTCTAAAACTGATTGTTTGgcttagaattttaaaatacctgcttaaaattgataatgtaAAACATCATATCAGTGTTTCTTAAAATGTGACAGTCTGTGTCAAGTAGGGGGAAGgggtatataaaatcaaattcgtgtgacgtaatttatggatggcTTATGTTGATACACGGGTAtcaatatatagttatatggTTATATGGTGTAGTATATAGTAATATGATGTCAGGTCGTCCCCACAAAGGCGGGCGGGCGCGCCGGCGCGCCAGGCGTCCGCGGGCGCGGGCACGTTCGCGCAGACCAACCCGTTCGCGAGCGCGCACCACGAGTTCGTCATACCGCGCCGCCCCTCCACGCAACGCGACTAGACTAACCGACAACCGTTCATACGCTGACGATACATATTGCTAGTACTGCAGAACTGTACGTAACAAGAGCTTGCAGGAAAAACAAGGCCGACCGTTTGTTTGTCGAAACTACGTGCAATAGCGAAATTGAGCAATTATTTGATGATGACTTTAAAAACCATTAAGCCGCTTAAATTACCGAACGTGCTAAAGACACACTACTCTTTGTGGCGCAGTCGGGTCAGTCAAAAAAATGCCTTGTTAATCAATCGttctatgttttataaataaacaattcttgcagaattatgtacatattgtaatcaaaaatcagttttatttattaaaatttacaaagatAACATTAATCCTTGTTTAATTGTACAGTTTATAcctataattgaatttttaaaataaagttacaaaGTTTTGAAGTAAATTTAGTGAAAAGAAAGCTTATCGTGAAATTCACCTTTATTTTGTTGCCACACAAGCCTCAACGTGAATCTAAAAATTCTTGTTAAAAGAAGACca
The sequence above is a segment of the Zerene cesonia ecotype Mississippi chromosome 17, Zerene_cesonia_1.1, whole genome shotgun sequence genome. Coding sequences within it:
- the LOC119833281 gene encoding MAP kinase-activating death domain protein isoform X3 codes for the protein MDVQKQQLCPRLVDYLTIVGARPYTTGKGLAPVQAPELLRRYPLTNHDDFPLPLDMVYFCQPEGCVSVAQRRQLAHIAARDTTSFVFTLTDKDSGKTRYGICVNFYRAVERAPPPGPRERGILRRESWRKSMERSSDSAFSRSSNLAPSDSERECSAPRLAPAPDSESGGEHSPSPRATRKRQRIRNHSLTSLCLLSHHPFFSTFRECLFILKKLIDACNESSSPRRVGASRQIFRDTVWSVLTGQAYDNTPTIVLHDVKEIETWILRLLSAPVPVPGKTRVELEVLSNTAHAPLVFALPDHTRFTLVDFPLHLPLELLGVDTCLKVLTLILLENKVVVQSRDYNALSMSVMALVSMLYPLEYMFPAIPLLPSCMSCAEQLLLAPTPFLIGIPATFLTYKKNFKLPDDIWLVDLDATKLTSPTGADQELPPLPEPESSVLKSHLKQAMQLMGAAGTGALSSLTNTSAEQAAAPLMPSRRDSVGGATLKVQNPTFKDMQGSHSTPESRRVSVGSAAHSQRHSFASAHSPQSLASHSPHSPQQPFNPLIYGNDVDSVDVATRVAMVRFFNSQNVLANFMEHTRTLRLYPRPVVAFQINSFLRSRPRTSAFLNKFARTQAVEFLAEWSLTPHNVAFLRVQTGVLDPRQVGDKPKWFADGLQPVRFAVWDDGSSLNGALRQLQRQENQPTDESGSDSDGAESTSSSYSSLSDFVSEMASSDLSPGGIQHVIGETYNAVVQVPMTLSSSLDPKTVYSPPSSLMFGDEDLEERKEQGRESTSPSPSGSSSDHSDLSDDEVAAEGKDDAVDHAPPVKKSDTDSGSFGRESDSNSTTTPATVVRADHTPSHKTQYATRTKSSGSGVSRQASQTSLLEQFAAQAKELVRETTRQSSQEGLLAHMDKKGQVEQGEEKNIFAPFDKLTSHAKKAAEEASKSVQEASKSALEASKTATAVSKNTLEDLTYVGKSTLGDLTKSAKEAAAKKGLLKGESQEGPGPMGRRESGALQTTTLLATTHRDFFSNISSDLNGLAASTSSMFSDFFGSKGKQAKAAETPTSAPLSATFGPFSQGARGLVQRSPLIRHAAPAPAPPQLGPRSPNTENQAFLNDLIQHVLEGEGVGWLKLNRLKKLMEDESYRNMVLSKLNRNINRKTTPNDKVEDVFVSKPVWKGMLKVLQAVVHGLEHTYSNFGLGGMASVFQLTEMAHTHYWSKEVAGLEQGGMGGSALSEQYRQDMDTPSSTPSSRKSSQSDMPVLNYPEMDANEGATTTEMFKDMLNSKRNLLFSKLTSFDSDARPAEGGAGPAPNDRTFKSNLSDSDAMFLDFTQVCRGTPSKPRTASVFSSKSATSYKPQVGVPTTSPLTSPDTARTYLYQGLIGKERSNLWDQMQFWEDAFLDAVSQERDMIGMDQGANEMMERYKCLSETERKRLEHEEDRLLSTALYNLTAAMVLFNVEADIVRNKVRRLLAKSHIGLVYSQEVNHLLDVVHSLHGNDIELKALGSRQARRASFTVHERDAGGPLRFMEVRTDGLVLRSTQGTIVERWWYERLVNMTYSPKIRVLCLWRKNGGQTQLHKYYTKKCKALYYSIKEAMEKSGRRQEAAELGGEFPVQDCASGEGGLIQVCMEGVGLLFHHSKDFEFFVRLDHIRKCFTQNGGIFVLEEFNPKTRQITQRKYKSVMADQICYAVLCVFSYFAAGQEQKKAILEQAARIPPVHPQPNADNTNVQSRTTASSTQITQERADASGRTEDASRSAKTRVPPDRQPRALPDRPERHAPRSLPERPDARSDYVNQAQRRESIERRDENVGASSDRERGERGERGERGERVSRAESLPPRRPPPPAPALRLARTMSHTSPHRTLDPPTVVPTKAGGRAGAPGVRGRGHVRADQPVRERAPRVRHTAPPLHATRLD